A stretch of the Thermococcus sp. genome encodes the following:
- a CDS encoding class I SAM-dependent methyltransferase family protein, whose product MPAVKVPRREAETVKRKLKRLGLYDGKRRPKRGDGYVLLPVINDPLIEELDYEVLPLELSLRPERQLYKNLEGILAGRLSREELEYLRRYDVIGDIAVIQIPSEIEHRTEDIIWGLRKVHPFLKVIARKGFHKGAFRIREYSIVWGEKRLETVHKENGVWVKVDLSKAFFNPRMKGERYRLAQLVRDGERILIPFAGVLPYALVIARYRRVKITAIELNREAYKLGLENIELNREKLKGEIEFIHGDAFKLLPELPTYDRVISPTPRGVDALRLTLEKANGWLHYYDFVHEERVDAFRRRIIGECRRLGRDCSVRIKKVSDFKPHVFKVCADVEISVRSD is encoded by the coding sequence ATGCCGGCGGTGAAAGTTCCAAGGAGAGAAGCTGAGACGGTGAAAAGAAAGCTCAAGCGACTTGGACTCTACGACGGTAAAAGGAGGCCGAAGAGGGGAGACGGATACGTTCTCCTCCCGGTTATTAACGACCCCCTGATTGAAGAACTCGACTACGAGGTTCTCCCGTTGGAGCTCTCTCTCAGACCGGAGAGACAGCTATACAAGAACCTTGAGGGCATCCTCGCCGGGAGACTGAGCAGAGAAGAGCTGGAGTATCTGCGGCGCTACGATGTGATAGGCGACATAGCGGTCATCCAGATACCGTCCGAGATAGAACACAGGACCGAGGATATAATCTGGGGCCTGCGGAAGGTTCACCCGTTCCTGAAGGTTATCGCCAGGAAGGGTTTTCACAAGGGAGCCTTCAGAATAAGGGAGTACTCGATAGTCTGGGGCGAGAAGAGGCTGGAAACCGTCCACAAAGAGAATGGAGTATGGGTAAAGGTGGACCTCTCGAAGGCCTTCTTCAATCCCCGAATGAAGGGCGAGCGCTATCGTCTGGCTCAGCTCGTCCGCGACGGCGAGAGGATTCTAATTCCCTTCGCCGGCGTTCTACCGTATGCCCTAGTAATAGCAAGATACAGGAGGGTTAAAATCACCGCCATTGAGTTGAACAGGGAAGCCTACAAGCTAGGCCTTGAGAACATAGAGCTGAACAGGGAAAAGCTGAAGGGTGAGATAGAATTCATCCACGGCGACGCGTTCAAACTCCTTCCAGAGTTACCGACCTATGACCGCGTCATAAGCCCCACGCCGAGGGGCGTCGATGCCCTTAGATTGACGCTGGAAAAAGCGAATGGGTGGCTCCACTACTACGACTTCGTCCACGAGGAGAGGGTTGACGCTTTCAGAAGGAGAATCATCGGGGAGTGCAGAAGGCTCGGAAGGGACTGCTCGGTGAGGATAAAGAAGGTGAGCGACTTCAAGCCCCACGTCTTCAAGGTCTGCGCGGATGTGGAGATTAGTGTAAGGTCTGACTAA
- a CDS encoding glycine C-acetyltransferase: protein MAKLDWITEELKELKEKGLYVTIRKLESSQGPWIVVDGKRVLNMCSNNYLGLAAHPKIKEAAIRAILDYGVGAGAVRTIAGTMELHVELEEKLAKFKKREAAILFQSGYNANLGALSALLTKKDDGVFISEELNHASIIDGMRLSGAPKVIYKHLDTEDLERRLKENRDKKKKIIVSDGVFSMDGDLAPVPEMAELAEQYDAMLYIDDAHGEGVLGDSGRGIVDHFKLHEKVDFEMGTLSKAFGVIGGYVAGPEEAVEYLRQRGRPFLFSSAPNPPDVAAAIAAVEILQHSDELVKKLWDNTHFLQNGLKELGYDIGGTKHPITPVMLYDEKTAQEFSRRLYAEYNIFAQAIVYPTVPLGTARIRLEPSAAHSKEDLQYVLDAFEDLGKKTGFLK from the coding sequence ATGGCCAAGCTTGACTGGATTACTGAGGAACTGAAGGAGCTTAAGGAGAAGGGCCTCTACGTGACTATAAGGAAGCTTGAGAGCTCCCAGGGCCCATGGATCGTTGTCGACGGAAAGCGCGTTCTGAACATGTGTTCGAACAACTACCTCGGCCTAGCCGCACACCCCAAAATAAAGGAGGCCGCCATAAGGGCCATCCTCGACTACGGCGTCGGTGCGGGAGCGGTTAGGACCATAGCCGGAACGATGGAGCTTCACGTGGAGCTTGAGGAGAAGCTCGCCAAGTTCAAGAAGAGGGAGGCAGCAATACTCTTCCAGAGCGGTTACAACGCCAACCTTGGAGCTCTTAGCGCCCTTCTAACCAAGAAGGATGATGGTGTCTTCATCAGCGAGGAACTCAACCATGCAAGCATCATAGACGGAATGCGCCTCAGCGGCGCCCCAAAGGTCATATACAAGCACCTCGACACAGAAGACCTTGAGAGAAGGCTCAAGGAAAACAGGGACAAGAAGAAGAAAATCATAGTCAGCGACGGTGTCTTCTCGATGGATGGTGACCTAGCGCCGGTTCCAGAGATGGCGGAGCTGGCAGAGCAGTACGATGCGATGCTCTACATAGACGACGCCCACGGTGAGGGTGTCCTCGGAGACAGCGGAAGGGGTATAGTTGACCACTTCAAGCTCCATGAAAAGGTTGATTTCGAGATGGGTACACTGAGCAAGGCCTTCGGTGTCATAGGCGGCTACGTCGCCGGACCGGAGGAGGCCGTAGAGTACCTCAGACAGAGGGGAAGGCCGTTCCTCTTCTCAAGCGCACCGAACCCGCCCGACGTCGCCGCGGCCATTGCAGCCGTTGAGATACTCCAGCACAGCGACGAGCTCGTCAAGAAGCTCTGGGACAACACCCACTTCCTCCAGAACGGACTTAAAGAGCTCGGCTATGACATAGGCGGGACCAAGCACCCGATTACACCGGTCATGCTCTACGACGAGAAGACCGCCCAGGAGTTCAGCAGACGGCTGTACGCGGAGTACAACATCTTCGCACAGGCGATAGTCTACCCGACCGTCCCGCTCGGAACCGCGAGAATAAGGCTCGAACCTTCCGCCGCACACTCCAAGGAGGATTTGCAGTACGTTCTGGATGCCTTCGAGGACCTCGGAAAGAAGACGGGCTTTCTGAAGTGA
- the moaA gene encoding GTP 3',8-cyclase MoaA — protein sequence MLIDRFGRPVTNLRISLTLDCNYRCFFCHREGQTSGTSLEMTPEEIERLVRIASHLGIRKVKLTGGEPTVRDDIVEIVRRIKPHVIDLSMTTNGSRMKELSRPLAKAGLDRVNISLHSLKPDVYRRITGVDMLNVVLEGVEEAVRYLRPVKLNMTVMRGLNEGEIWDMVEFAAKTGTVLQLIELETPRELEETGFFRKYFYPLKPVEKELEKRATETHERRMHRRKKYLIPTDHGIAEVEVVRSMHNTVFCANCTRLRATSSGSFKTCLLRRNDTVNFLTAMRNGASDAEIVDILKRAVLMREPYWR from the coding sequence GTGCTTATAGATCGCTTCGGCAGACCAGTTACAAACCTCAGGATTTCCCTCACGCTGGACTGCAACTACCGGTGCTTTTTCTGCCACCGGGAAGGGCAGACTTCTGGAACATCCCTGGAGATGACGCCCGAGGAGATAGAGAGACTCGTCAGGATAGCATCTCACCTCGGAATAAGGAAGGTTAAGCTGACGGGCGGCGAGCCGACGGTAAGGGATGACATAGTCGAGATCGTGAGGAGGATAAAGCCCCACGTTATCGATCTCTCCATGACAACTAACGGGAGCCGGATGAAGGAGCTCTCCCGCCCCCTTGCCAAAGCGGGGCTGGACCGGGTGAACATATCGTTGCACAGTCTTAAACCGGACGTTTATAGGCGCATAACAGGCGTTGATATGCTGAACGTCGTCCTCGAGGGAGTGGAGGAAGCGGTAAGGTACCTCCGCCCGGTTAAGCTGAACATGACCGTGATGAGGGGACTCAACGAGGGCGAGATATGGGACATGGTGGAGTTCGCCGCGAAGACCGGGACGGTACTCCAGCTCATCGAGCTTGAGACCCCAAGGGAGCTCGAAGAGACGGGCTTCTTCAGAAAGTACTTCTACCCCCTCAAGCCCGTCGAGAAAGAGCTTGAGAAACGAGCCACAGAGACTCACGAGAGAAGGATGCACAGGAGAAAGAAATACCTCATCCCCACCGACCACGGCATCGCAGAGGTTGAGGTTGTTCGCTCCATGCACAACACGGTTTTCTGCGCCAACTGCACCAGATTGAGGGCCACTTCCAGCGGCAGCTTCAAAACCTGTCTCCTGAGGAGGAACGACACGGTAAACTTCCTGACCGCGATGAGAAACGGTGCAAGCGACGCGGAGATCGTCGATATACTGAAGAGAGCAGTGTTGATGAGGGAACCGTACTGGCGCTGA
- a CDS encoding ribonuclease E/G — MFTGTELSVRVRGIYSTALTRMFLERGFSISQPSQKIVERLNLEKTYDEFDVDVYDKKDRHGVVLVGTGVEAVRDVLEEELIDVFFRKLPYQLYGIYKGIVVKRDERHVYVDIGSAIGTLFVEELPHAIEGDEVLVQVKKHNLLPHLSVTLTIPGDYAVLIPKPVGAQRHVKISRKIRDPKERERLRILGLSVDLGDWGILWRTAAAYKEWDVLRGEIEELSKFADRLQKADLYSAPEKVIEGRNIYEVEFGGGAKRKLDEIRNGVVPTVDGHHQLKAYDVEFSFAVDIAEGILSRVPGQRVKVDQGFWETLIDKKGPRRGWLFTLDHCKPDGQRIRIGPGEIMEMSTNPLRIVMRRRLKPGKFYDGLDIPIETGDYVITEIEAGKWWFVHRYYDRDGNLKGEYYNINTPVEIYPDRARYVDMEIDVVKWPDGKKEIIDQEKLREHYDEGIISDKLYKAVLRIAQEVHDRI, encoded by the coding sequence GTGTTTACAGGCACAGAACTTTCAGTCAGGGTTAGGGGCATCTACAGCACGGCCCTTACCAGGATGTTTCTTGAGAGGGGCTTCAGCATAAGCCAGCCAAGCCAGAAAATCGTTGAACGTCTGAACCTTGAGAAAACATATGACGAGTTCGATGTGGACGTGTACGACAAGAAAGACCGGCACGGAGTGGTGCTCGTTGGAACCGGCGTTGAGGCCGTTAGAGATGTGCTTGAGGAAGAGCTCATAGACGTGTTTTTTAGAAAACTCCCGTACCAGCTCTACGGTATATACAAGGGCATAGTGGTTAAGAGGGATGAACGCCACGTTTACGTGGACATTGGTAGCGCGATAGGCACGCTCTTCGTGGAGGAACTGCCCCACGCCATTGAAGGGGACGAGGTTCTGGTCCAGGTGAAGAAACACAACCTCCTCCCGCATCTGAGCGTTACGCTGACGATACCCGGGGACTATGCGGTTTTGATACCCAAGCCCGTTGGGGCCCAGAGACACGTCAAGATATCCCGGAAGATCCGGGACCCGAAGGAGCGTGAGCGCCTTAGGATACTGGGCCTCAGCGTTGACCTTGGAGACTGGGGCATCCTCTGGAGGACTGCCGCTGCCTACAAGGAGTGGGACGTTCTCAGGGGGGAGATAGAGGAGCTCTCAAAGTTTGCGGACAGGCTCCAGAAAGCCGACCTCTACAGCGCTCCGGAGAAGGTCATCGAGGGCAGGAACATCTACGAGGTTGAGTTTGGAGGGGGTGCGAAGAGGAAGCTGGATGAGATCAGGAATGGGGTTGTTCCGACTGTCGACGGCCATCACCAGCTCAAGGCGTACGACGTTGAGTTCAGCTTTGCCGTTGATATCGCTGAGGGTATCCTCTCCAGGGTGCCCGGACAGAGGGTCAAGGTCGATCAGGGGTTTTGGGAGACCCTAATCGATAAGAAAGGGCCGAGAAGGGGATGGCTCTTTACGCTGGACCACTGCAAACCTGACGGGCAGAGGATTCGGATAGGCCCGGGCGAGATCATGGAGATGAGCACCAATCCCCTGCGGATAGTGATGCGGCGCCGTCTTAAGCCCGGCAAGTTTTATGATGGATTAGACATCCCGATAGAGACAGGAGATTACGTGATAACAGAGATAGAGGCCGGTAAGTGGTGGTTTGTTCACAGATACTACGACCGCGATGGCAACCTAAAGGGTGAGTACTACAACATCAACACACCCGTGGAGATATACCCCGACCGTGCCCGCTACGTTGACATGGAGATAGACGTCGTCAAATGGCCTGATGGTAAGAAAGAGATAATAGACCAGGAGAAGCTCAGGGAGCACTACGATGAGGGCATAATCAGCGACAAGCTTTACAAAGCCGTTCTGAGGATAGCCCAAGAAGTCCACGACAGGATTTAA
- a CDS encoding replication factor C large subunit, which produces MTEVPWVEKYRPRKLADVINQEKAKDAIRAWIEEWLKGGIPKKRALLIAGPPGTGKTSTVYALAREHRFEVIELNASDERTYEKIERYVQAAYTMDILGRHRKLIFLDEADNIEPGGAREIGKLIDRARNPIILAANRYWEVPREIRAKVQMVNYKRLTQRDVIKALVRILHAEKKTVPKELLYEIAKRASGDLRAAVNDLQTVVTGGTEDAMEVLAYRDVEKSVFQALAQLFATDNAKKAKLVVLGVDMFPHELLQWIDENLPYVYYRPEDIARAYEALSRADIHLGRAQRTGNYSLWKYATDMMTAGVAVAGVKKKGFVRIYPPKTIKLLTESKGERTLRDSIVKKVMAEMHMAKLEALETINYLRSIFEHDPEMAAHFVVYLDLTEKEVEFLAGKGELARRIWGKTLNIQKKLKGERNQLEEHVAAAGATGKGEEVTEEELKKAEEEIEAVEEVGKGKEESSKKKGKQATLFDFLKK; this is translated from the coding sequence ATGACCGAGGTTCCGTGGGTGGAGAAGTACCGGCCAAGGAAGCTGGCGGACGTTATCAACCAGGAGAAAGCTAAGGACGCCATCAGGGCGTGGATTGAAGAGTGGCTTAAGGGAGGGATCCCCAAAAAACGGGCGCTTTTGATAGCGGGCCCTCCCGGGACCGGAAAGACCAGCACGGTATACGCACTTGCCCGCGAGCACCGCTTTGAGGTTATAGAACTGAACGCCAGTGATGAGAGAACGTACGAGAAGATAGAGCGCTACGTTCAGGCCGCTTACACCATGGACATCCTGGGACGGCACAGAAAACTCATCTTTCTCGACGAGGCCGACAATATCGAGCCGGGAGGTGCGCGGGAGATAGGCAAGCTCATAGACCGTGCGAGGAACCCCATAATTCTGGCCGCCAACCGCTACTGGGAGGTTCCCCGTGAGATACGGGCAAAGGTTCAGATGGTGAACTACAAACGTTTGACCCAGAGGGACGTGATAAAAGCCCTTGTCCGGATACTCCACGCGGAAAAAAAGACCGTTCCCAAGGAGCTCCTCTACGAGATAGCCAAGAGGGCCAGCGGTGACCTGAGGGCCGCGGTCAACGACCTTCAAACCGTCGTCACGGGTGGGACGGAAGATGCTATGGAGGTCCTTGCCTACAGGGATGTTGAGAAGAGCGTCTTTCAGGCCTTGGCCCAGCTCTTCGCAACCGACAACGCTAAGAAGGCCAAGCTGGTTGTTCTCGGCGTTGACATGTTCCCCCACGAGCTCCTCCAGTGGATAGACGAAAACCTCCCCTACGTCTACTACAGACCAGAGGACATAGCGAGGGCCTATGAGGCACTCAGCAGGGCCGACATACACCTCGGCAGGGCGCAGAGAACTGGGAACTACAGCCTCTGGAAATACGCAACAGACATGATGACGGCAGGGGTTGCCGTTGCAGGGGTAAAGAAGAAGGGCTTCGTCAGAATCTACCCACCCAAGACGATTAAGCTCCTCACCGAGAGCAAGGGAGAGCGTACGCTCAGGGACTCTATAGTAAAGAAGGTCATGGCCGAGATGCACATGGCCAAGCTTGAGGCCCTCGAAACCATCAACTATCTGAGGTCCATCTTCGAGCACGACCCTGAGATGGCCGCCCACTTCGTCGTCTACCTCGACCTGACGGAGAAAGAGGTGGAGTTCCTAGCTGGGAAGGGAGAGCTGGCCCGGAGGATATGGGGGAAGACCCTCAACATTCAAAAGAAGCTCAAGGGGGAGAGAAACCAACTTGAGGAGCACGTTGCTGCCGCAGGGGCAACTGGAAAGGGAGAGGAAGTCACCGAAGAAGAACTGAAAAAGGCTGAGGAAGAGATTGAGGCCGTTGAGGAAGTTGGGAAAGGTAAAGAAGAGTCCTCAAAAAAGAAGGGCAAGCAAGCGACGCTTTTTGACTTCCTGAAGAAATGA
- a CDS encoding ABC transporter ATP-binding protein yields the protein MLLECSNLSKSYGDVKALDGTSFSLAEGLSLILGPNGSGKTTFLKILSGVVEPDRGEILIKGVDYKRYPTYRVGFSFEKTLMSPRVRIREYLEAIADYRGKDNVDEIIEMFGLEGYQGAMFKELSQGYKRRFLVATAFAGDPDVVFLDEPFSNLDIVSKVELSKTFQEIKRKVSIVIVSHIISGLRKLDSIVLLHNGRVILNKIGGDAGTIGGFRALFSDGTVVENNVNELVNLIRMGKEPTRIEPVTPEDIMYGKLTQTEDKG from the coding sequence TTGCTTTTAGAGTGTTCAAATTTGAGTAAATCCTATGGTGACGTTAAAGCACTGGATGGCACTTCATTTTCCCTTGCCGAAGGCCTTTCGCTCATCCTTGGCCCCAACGGCAGTGGGAAGACAACGTTCTTAAAGATATTATCGGGGGTGGTCGAACCTGACCGTGGAGAAATTCTCATTAAAGGCGTAGACTACAAGAGATATCCAACATACAGAGTTGGATTTTCATTCGAGAAAACACTAATGTCCCCAAGGGTTAGGATCAGGGAGTATCTCGAAGCCATTGCCGATTACCGTGGTAAGGATAACGTTGATGAAATCATCGAGATGTTTGGACTTGAGGGGTACCAAGGAGCCATGTTCAAAGAGCTCTCCCAGGGGTACAAGCGGAGGTTCCTGGTTGCCACGGCATTTGCCGGAGATCCCGACGTTGTCTTCCTGGACGAACCGTTTAGCAACTTAGACATAGTTTCAAAGGTTGAGCTTAGCAAGACGTTCCAAGAGATAAAACGGAAGGTCAGCATCGTTATAGTGTCCCACATAATCTCAGGGTTAAGGAAGCTTGATTCTATAGTCCTTTTACACAACGGCAGGGTTATCCTGAACAAAATAGGGGGTGACGCCGGCACAATAGGTGGATTCAGGGCACTATTCAGCGATGGAACCGTTGTAGAAAACAACGTTAACGAACTTGTGAACCTAATCAGGATGGGAAAAGAACCAACACGTATCGAGCCGGTAACCCCAGAGGATATAATGTATGGGAAGTTAACCCAAACGGAGGACAAGGGATAG
- a CDS encoding ribose-phosphate diphosphokinase: MIVVGSGALHLRDELAALGGEIGGIEIRKFPDGEKYVRVLGSAEEVTVVSSTFFPQDEHIVELLLIGDALRERGVENLRVVIPYFGYSRQDRVIREGEPISVRAVMRALGLYYDELYVFDLHNPETLRFFPGKAVNLSPAGAIADYFAERLGEGVVLAPDKGAFGRARAVAEKLGLEYSHFEKKRISPTEVEMRPADVDIEGRNVLIVDDIISTGGTMIKAANLLRGMGAEKVFVAATHGVFAEGAVERVSQAVDELAVTNTIPTPVSRISIVPKIVRL, encoded by the coding sequence ATGATCGTCGTTGGTTCAGGTGCGCTTCATCTTAGGGACGAGCTGGCGGCCCTCGGTGGGGAGATCGGTGGAATTGAAATTAGGAAGTTCCCCGACGGGGAGAAGTATGTCCGCGTTCTGGGAAGCGCTGAGGAGGTCACGGTGGTGAGCTCAACGTTCTTCCCTCAAGACGAGCACATAGTTGAGCTCCTGCTCATCGGCGATGCACTCAGGGAGCGCGGGGTTGAGAATCTTCGGGTGGTGATTCCATATTTCGGGTACTCGCGCCAGGATAGGGTCATCAGGGAGGGGGAGCCCATAAGCGTGAGGGCCGTTATGCGGGCTCTTGGTCTCTACTACGACGAGCTCTACGTCTTCGACCTTCACAACCCGGAAACGCTCAGGTTCTTCCCAGGTAAAGCGGTGAATCTGTCTCCAGCTGGAGCGATAGCTGATTATTTCGCTGAGAGGCTTGGGGAGGGGGTAGTTCTTGCCCCGGACAAAGGTGCTTTCGGTAGAGCCAGGGCGGTCGCCGAGAAGCTCGGCCTCGAGTACAGCCACTTCGAGAAGAAGCGCATTTCCCCGACGGAAGTCGAGATGAGGCCGGCCGATGTGGACATCGAGGGCAGGAACGTCCTGATAGTTGACGACATCATAAGCACGGGCGGGACGATGATCAAGGCGGCGAACCTGCTCAGGGGGATGGGTGCGGAGAAGGTTTTCGTTGCAGCAACTCACGGTGTCTTTGCGGAGGGAGCGGTGGAGAGGGTGAGCCAAGCCGTGGATGAGCTTGCGGTCACGAACACCATACCGACGCCGGTCTCAAGAATAAGCATCGTGCCGAAGATAGTAAGGCTGTGA
- a CDS encoding MBL fold metallo-hydrolase translates to MKIIWYGHACFWVETNGVRILIDPYPDVDDDRIGKVDYILITHEHSDHYGKVELLSRLRDATVIGPPPVYMMAVSDGITKVKEIHEGQTLDLGNGVRLTAFYMEHPSSQYPLGYLIEGEKNVLHTGDTYTTPHMGKLRGKVDILMVPISGRSTANEREAVQIIEDIRPRIVIPMHYGVYGTADVERLQEELRKKRVWVLLKIMKPYEEFSP, encoded by the coding sequence ATGAAGATTATCTGGTACGGACACGCGTGCTTCTGGGTCGAGACCAACGGTGTGAGAATCCTGATCGACCCATATCCAGATGTTGATGATGATCGGATAGGAAAGGTCGATTATATTTTAATCACCCACGAACACAGCGACCACTACGGGAAGGTTGAGCTCCTGTCCAGGCTCAGGGACGCCACCGTCATAGGGCCACCACCCGTTTACATGATGGCCGTGAGTGATGGAATCACCAAAGTTAAGGAGATACACGAGGGCCAGACGCTTGACCTTGGTAACGGGGTCAGGTTAACGGCGTTCTACATGGAGCACCCATCCAGCCAGTACCCACTTGGATACCTGATAGAAGGAGAGAAGAACGTCCTTCACACCGGCGATACCTATACAACGCCCCACATGGGGAAGCTGCGCGGTAAGGTGGACATCCTGATGGTGCCGATAAGCGGACGTTCAACCGCAAACGAGAGGGAGGCGGTCCAGATAATAGAGGATATCCGACCGCGCATAGTCATCCCCATGCACTACGGCGTCTATGGAACAGCAGATGTTGAGAGACTGCAGGAGGAGCTACGGAAGAAGCGTGTGTGGGTTCTCCTTAAGATCATGAAACCCTACGAAGAGTTTTCCCCCTGA
- the radB gene encoding DNA repair and recombination protein RadB → MLTTGVESLDELLGGGFAPGVLTQVYGSFATGKTTLAVQAALLSGGKVAYVDTEGGFSPERLAQMSKARGLNPEESLGRFLLFIPMDFKEQRRVIGGLKRVINREFSLVVVDSITAHYRVEESRRNLTADLGRQLQTLLWVARKHDIPIIVINQVHYDSRAGRMKPVAEHTLNYRCKDILRLDKLNGGGMRAAVLERHRFRPEGGMVYLRITEKGIEDAFIDQGQNQAGQTPRGISS, encoded by the coding sequence ATGCTCACCACAGGCGTTGAATCGCTCGACGAGCTGCTGGGGGGTGGCTTTGCCCCAGGGGTCCTAACACAGGTTTATGGTAGCTTCGCCACCGGAAAAACAACCCTTGCAGTGCAGGCCGCCCTCCTAAGCGGGGGGAAGGTGGCGTACGTTGACACGGAGGGAGGATTCTCACCGGAGCGGCTGGCTCAGATGTCCAAGGCCAGGGGACTGAACCCGGAAGAATCGCTTGGCAGGTTTCTCCTGTTCATCCCAATGGATTTTAAAGAGCAGCGACGGGTTATAGGGGGTTTGAAAAGAGTTATAAACCGAGAGTTCTCCCTTGTAGTCGTTGATTCAATAACCGCCCACTACCGAGTTGAGGAGTCCCGCAGGAACCTCACGGCAGACCTTGGCAGACAGCTACAGACCCTCCTATGGGTGGCTCGAAAACACGACATCCCCATAATCGTAATAAACCAGGTACACTACGACTCCCGGGCCGGACGGATGAAGCCCGTGGCCGAGCACACGTTGAACTACAGGTGCAAGGACATCCTCAGGCTGGACAAGCTGAACGGTGGAGGGATGAGGGCGGCGGTACTGGAGAGGCACCGCTTCCGGCCGGAGGGGGGCATGGTTTATCTCAGGATAACGGAGAAGGGAATTGAAGACGCCTTTATCGACCAGGGACAAAACCAAGCGGGGCAAACGCCAAGAGGCATATCTTCATAG
- a CDS encoding DUF1614 domain-containing protein: protein MNKRILIPPVALPVIGLMFLALLLLFFLFSSVVAAAFSKLGIPPAVALMLFLFSILGSFINIPIAEERTYEPVLRVRQVVFMGIPYPVPYLDMEEHRVVIAVNVGGALVPLSVVLYELTRVSLLGETRLLLNIAISVTIAAFLSHAFSRPVRGLGIAIPTLIPPLIALGLALILGGSNPPLVAYTSGTMGVLVGADLMNWDRIKRLGAPMVSIGGAGTFDGIFLAGLIALLLV, encoded by the coding sequence ATGAATAAGCGCATCCTCATTCCCCCGGTCGCCCTCCCGGTTATTGGTCTCATGTTCCTCGCTCTCCTCCTCCTGTTCTTCCTGTTTTCTAGCGTAGTTGCGGCTGCTTTTTCAAAGTTGGGGATCCCGCCGGCCGTTGCCCTGATGCTGTTTCTTTTCTCGATCCTTGGCAGTTTCATCAACATTCCCATAGCGGAGGAACGGACGTACGAACCGGTACTGCGGGTCAGGCAGGTCGTCTTCATGGGGATACCGTATCCCGTTCCTTATCTTGATATGGAAGAGCATCGCGTTGTAATAGCTGTTAACGTTGGGGGTGCCCTCGTCCCACTTAGTGTGGTCCTGTACGAGCTGACCAGGGTATCTTTACTGGGGGAGACAAGGCTCCTCCTCAACATCGCTATCTCGGTAACTATTGCGGCGTTCCTCAGTCACGCGTTCTCCCGTCCCGTTCGTGGACTCGGTATCGCGATCCCCACCCTCATACCGCCCCTTATTGCCCTGGGTCTAGCTCTGATATTGGGTGGGAGCAATCCCCCACTCGTTGCGTACACCAGCGGTACGATGGGGGTTCTCGTAGGCGCTGATCTGATGAACTGGGACAGGATAAAGAGGCTTGGTGCCCCAATGGTTAGTATAGGGGGCGCGGGAACCTTCGACGGCATCTTCTTGGCGGGGCTGATAGCACTCCTACTTGTTTAA
- a CDS encoding DUF835 domain-containing protein gives MLSTAQIVQLVAGGFLLALGITGIAISYLASFRIKKPAAELAKRIIVSFFFFGILGGVSEILTVIWDSNMWVLIAVSVTLGYLVMAFAALRYLRILSGIGSVKKKAPAASKEKLPIPQTFMVSTPDEAKYLLGTLKGQYGKALLAIGRDHPHVWEEKYGLKPDRYIWLTRIEHEVAVSPSSLHVVNGEIVKFLRNNPGGIVYFEGIEVVLLYLDFNSLAKFLLGVKDRVLVESAYFILLASPETLSERQYSMLLREFKQPNVKELLERLAGVTLFGAVPPTKGAKDKYTKDTEGEEDAGGESSKERS, from the coding sequence ATGTTGAGCACCGCTCAGATAGTTCAACTGGTGGCGGGCGGTTTTCTGCTGGCCCTTGGAATCACGGGCATAGCCATCTCCTACCTGGCCTCATTCAGGATAAAAAAGCCAGCCGCGGAACTGGCCAAGAGGATAATTGTATCATTTTTCTTCTTTGGGATACTCGGGGGCGTCTCGGAGATCCTGACCGTGATATGGGACTCCAACATGTGGGTTCTTATAGCAGTCTCCGTTACACTGGGTTACCTTGTGATGGCCTTCGCCGCCCTCAGATACCTCCGCATCCTCAGCGGTATTGGAAGCGTGAAAAAGAAAGCCCCTGCCGCATCGAAGGAAAAACTGCCAATCCCCCAAACATTCATGGTTTCCACCCCTGATGAGGCAAAGTACCTGCTGGGCACTCTCAAGGGACAATATGGGAAAGCCCTCCTGGCCATAGGACGGGACCACCCCCACGTGTGGGAAGAGAAGTACGGGTTAAAACCTGACAGATATATCTGGCTCACAAGAATTGAGCACGAAGTTGCTGTAAGCCCCAGCAGCTTGCACGTAGTAAACGGGGAGATAGTGAAGTTCCTGCGCAACAACCCCGGAGGGATCGTGTACTTTGAAGGCATAGAGGTTGTCCTCCTGTACCTCGACTTCAACTCGCTTGCAAAATTCCTCCTGGGGGTTAAGGACAGAGTGCTGGTCGAGAGCGCATATTTTATACTCCTGGCCTCTCCCGAAACCCTGAGCGAGAGACAGTACTCAATGCTGCTCCGTGAGTTCAAGCAGCCTAACGTCAAAGAACTCCTTGAGCGGCTCGCAGGGGTGACCCTATTCGGGGCGGTGCCCCCCACAAAAGGAGCAAAGGATAAATACACGAAGGACACGGAAGGAGAGGAAGATGCCGGCGGTGAAAGTTCCAAGGAGAGAAGCTGA